The Orcinus orca chromosome 16, mOrcOrc1.1, whole genome shotgun sequence genome includes a window with the following:
- the ANKEF1 gene encoding ankyrin repeat and EF-hand domain-containing protein 1 has product MALADKRLENLQIYKVLQCVRNKDKKQIEKLTRLGYPELINFTDPVNGNSALHLASVSNDMDMVSFLLSLGAHPDVQDKMGCTPTMRAAELGHELSMEILAKAEADMTIVDNEGKGILFYCILPTKRHYRCALIALEHGADVNNCTYEGKPIFLRACEEAHDVKDVCLTFLEKGANPNAVNSSTGRTALMEASREGVVELVRGILERGGDVNAFDNDRHHAAHFAAKGGFFDILKLLFAYDGDMGLIAMNGNTPLHYAAMGGFADCCKYISQRGCDLKWKNLEHKTPRALAKEGGFKAATKEIRRAEQIANKLARPGAQNPNPQLYLKLHDWSIEHETFLREALSFVDRGDGTVTKEDFVLALEERQDFMSSEQIATIAQLHEKVRGGGVNINDFFKGTKYLSKSYVLGSYGPKKIKKGMAKKAKKGKFVLPFPICIIPDHVFPRQSEGGLPCYMIETYKHVTDCNRFNRDHPPEHPIQDDSAWYIDDPGKVFSNINFITKAGDLASLKKAFESGIPVDMKDNYYKTPLMTACASGNIDAVKFLLEKGANVNATDNFLWTPLHFACHAGQQDIVELLVKSGAMVDALSINNSTPLSRAIESCRLDTVKYLLDIGAKFQLENRKGHSAMDVAKAYADYRIIGLIKEKLDNLPKPAETQKTKGKPLLKVKTEGPEIKKEEEPLSSMYTVPTIVEKKKVHKDNVAYLNSLITSGYTKKVDITFIPQRIWSPKATTAELIRKRELRRERFSYEVDFDDFMMPFEKHITEKAQALKAAFKT; this is encoded by the exons ATGGCTTTAGCAGATAAAAGACTTGAGAACCTGCAGATCTACAAAGTTCTCCAGTGTGTTCGGAACAAAGACAAGAAGCAGATAGAGAAGCTGACTAGGCTCGGATACCCTGAACTCATCAATTTCACAGACCCCGTCAATGGAAACAGTGCTCTGcacttagcctcagtttccaatGACATGGATATGGTCAGCTTTCTCCTGAGCCTCGGTGCTCACCCTGATGTGCAAGATAAAATGGGCTGTACTCCGACTATGAGGGCTGCAGAACTGGGCCACGAATTGTCAATGGAAATATTAGCCAAGGCAGAGGCCGATATGACTATTGTCGATAATGAAGGAAAAG GTATTTTGTTTTACTGCATTTTACCTACTAAGAGGCATTATCGCTGTGCACTGATTGCCTTGGAACATGGTGCAGATGTCAACAATTGTACCTATGAAGGAAAGCCAATATTCCTTAGAGCTTGTGAAGAAGCACATGATGTTAAAGATGTGTGCCTGACATTTTTGGAAAAAGGAGCCAATCCAAATGCTGTCAACTCA TCCACAGGTCGCACGGCTTTAATGGAAGCATCAAGAGAAGGAGTGGTAGAACTAGTTCGAGGGATATTGGAAAGAGGAGGTGACGTGAATGCATTTGACAATGACAGACATCACGCCGCACACTTTGCTGCCAAAGGAGGCTTTTTTGAT atattgaagCTTCTCTTTGCCTACGACGGAGACATGGGGCTGATTGCAATGAATGGCAACACACCacttcattatgctgctatgggtggTTTTGCAGATTGCTGTAAATATATATCTCAGCGAG GATGTGATCTGAAATGGAAGAATTTGGAGCATAAAACGCCCAGGGCCTTGGCTAAGGAAGGCGGCTTTAAAGCAGCCACCAAAGAAATACGGCGGGCGGAGCAAATCGCTAATAAACTGGCCCGGCCAGGAGCCCAAAATCCGAATCCACAATTGTACCTGAAACTTCACGATTGGTCCATAGAACATGAGACTTTCCTTCGGGAAGCCCTTTCGTTTGTGGACAGGGGCGATGGGACAGTCACCAAGGAAGACTTTGTGCTGGCGCTGGAGGAGAGGCAAGATTTTATGAGCTCAGAACAGATAGCTACCATAGCTCAACTTCACGAAAAAGTCCGGGGCGGAGGGGTCAACATTAACGATTTCTTTAAAGGAACCAAATACTTAAGCAAGTCTTATGTCCTGGGATCCTATGGacctaagaaaattaaaaaagggatggccaaaaaagccaaaaaaggCAAGTTTGTTTTACCCTTCCCAATCTGCATCATCCCTGACCACGTGTTTCCACGCCAGAGCGAAGGTGGGCTGCCTTGTTACATGATTGAAACCTACAAGCATGTAACTGATTGCAATCGCTTTAACCGAGATCATCCACCCGAACATCCCATTCAGGATGACTCTGCTTGGTACATTGACGATCCAGGGAAGGTCTTTTCAAACATTAATTTTATCACCAAGGCGGGAGACCTGGCATCTCTGAAAAAGGCGTTTGAATCAGGAATACCTGTGGATATGAAGGATAATTATTACAAGACACCCCTAATGACTGCATGTGCCAGTGGAAACATAGATGCGGTCAAGTTTCTTCTTGAAAAAGG GGCTAACGTCAATGCAACAGATAATTTTCTGTGGACTCCGCTTCATTTTGCATGCCATGCCGGCCAACAGGATATTGTTGAGCTTCTTGTTAAATCTGGAGCCATGGTAGATGCCCTTTCAATCAACAACTCAACTCCCTTAAGTAGAGCCATTGAGAGCTGTAGACTGGATACTGTAAAATACCTACTTGATATTGGTGCTAAATTCCAGCTGGAGAATAGAAAAG GGCATAGTGCCATGGATGTTGCAAAGGCTTATGCTGACTATAGAATAATTGGTTTGATTAAGGAAAAGCTGGATAACTTGCCAAAACCAGCAGaaactcaaaaaacaaaaggcaagcCACTGCTTAAAGTGAAGACTGAAGGCCCTGAGATTAAGAAAGAAGAG GAGCCACTTTCATCAATGTATACTGTACCAACCATAGTGGAGAAAAAGAAGGTGCATAAGGATAATGTGGCTTACCTCAATTCATTGATTACCAGTGGTTATACCAAGAAAGTGGATATCACATTTATTCCGCAGAGG atctGGAGTCCCAAAGCCACCACAGCAGAGCTGATCAGGAAGAGGGAACTGCGCCGGGAGCGGTTCTCGTACGAGGTAGATTTTGATGACTTCATGATGCCCTTTGAGAAGCACATCACAGAGAAAGCGCAAGCATTGAAAGCTGCCTTCAAGACCTAA